In Sebastes fasciatus isolate fSebFas1 chromosome 15, fSebFas1.pri, whole genome shotgun sequence, a genomic segment contains:
- the alms1 gene encoding uncharacterized protein alms1 isoform X2 has translation MNYLNSNPAEDNETQGGGLKRVAVSPELPADENASQSVEQTSINQLGAQIHRHASQHQRQPRLVTDGWELQQPWSRSFQPEFQDSNQSPALSLLPVNSGVEHNFTEYSLFQQSDNEFAPLRAYPDISMASERLHFPPQDRTTQASERGSLSQHPLAQTTTLSQEGVSSCCSLSQHSLSLIDEGRREETVHSPPISTTDRRGVPSRDDTSSREKDAVMPTDPPDKLVVEGTEDETFFLSKNIPALHLLELLQKDIGMPSSSSSAVSSASETSVKAAASFAEESKSTKVCKPHIDQSMVRREGPPGEASLPQQQTQQPDRDLYPDQSRTLSSEVSNITMGLRSTKPDESSEVLRRELLSEVERRSSREAESKNQQRKSPRPPGPSLIPYPTGTSEGKPSVTRTNLGVLQWTGKFSAGIERGHREQDLWSSGNQTGIDGSYLGFLPQSQSTPGVFKAPPKSSVKAKLQLSAIESNKENSYESNTGISAQPAVPEADVHRPDTATQSQEEATSAKVQSLPSLNYMQKVDAWRANQSSGKTSLFDSLALQGFSGTSPKKKAYDAVSDPLNRILSQQVRSLQQPPVSSAANQKATQSSSTAPSGSSSRRGEAVGSAPSDNDNTGSATRPSASPFGRSQSHSSLSTIVTSVQKDQQKNRPAEEENSRLQGDVHHQTSATVQPSARMSLGQFSDVSLDRDFTLSSSQGSYNSGIKVGTSIRASSVVSLEVDNYAPYWTSKLSTPPPMPRPRDLNIEERIPLYLRNLGIDQSPSTILTPFEPRGPIREPEFSPTDLCTIKGSDGTPTKSTQPSEGGSPHKRDFSRCSVLSVDSSVSIPLSLDSLGPGVSILERPRRASPSSDREALHNERRLAPSSLPDADSYPSTQQQHMDSSLTSSQNTIELRDRFDSDLSLSTRSRCAEREFELQTSGSLEQNAEDSIVSSNAMLEIHNLLSQAENVSSAGSSEASSTSPAASRLLSDDDIFLSLRKKTSRLKDSSFSSSSATEDPRIRSSLRWARSSSDSMLASEKLRENSIGRESVTSSGKPNYPSTQALITATGAYRRPQESTVSRGAESSLVLSQSARRAEPEGCSAAPPDNTVPPQPPVSNPSPVLNTQPLTSTPTDTAGVTEEETQTALEGSLQSSPSSPILLEDTDQGGMSDGSSESSLAVRVAKLLQSESPSTMVSSTPSTTDQEESKAREWIKLTISGQQCEPLELDKEDRKRIEEIKRELLLKHPIKSQGSTDTESSAVSSIRVQREQDPPQQAATFNPLGVANNQPSQPLQGLHTDLSESSLQLQNPPRPDLEAQIREIAAREGVTLPRTNLQALTSITIATRKRSTSPSPSTSPAPTLSPAPELLHLAELSTGAVQLPNRQLPPMEQEDEAVFEPSSSLDTRNQNLTSPSAPGNQKRQDAVGGQFEEPPPPLQGLGRNYVNATEDNVEFFRRDDELSVQDGSVSGVSHKAEQNTGSSTSESPARTGHVSHVHLTLSPKATDHSLSTAALSSHSDAVTGLPRKEFVPLRPSSSVASSPTEGVGLSSPPEWHDAKEPKRQRVPERPETSTLFKTAVSQRRKTSTSTQSFTPRHRVVVSPRPFTTTETPVPVLLPYKPRGSEELFYVPQTEADVSNTDSSDTTMESSHTGSDDAVPPRFSSEVLGHRDAGLDCGVTIKHSEGIYSKRLKTTTSKMQEPGRRDVSVSTDGPSQTRVTKAPKQSSQVSVAFTRVPLSSNQGASKRDQGTSPVHFPSYEQPEPSRVRFQTDRVDMDYDKASRHLDQSSVPQAGGEGDQKRRDSHLPHPTAQQSSSTLEQLWERFCDRRSLDESRPTNDKEATLLERLERLSRLIHNTRSTNMSELREEKLGRRGEDATGKDIGEVKRSVGFEARKMERKAGGDREVEGEPPAPRQAWTQRLQVEETSQPADEDSFTSGFSQGSSQIQHLYPADRDESETLSTASGSMSTVDTARLIRAFGAHRVQHLKTSSSLGKLYNTIDKQKEGREQRRGRNKEPPHIITLSETTGTDESTVAADSTSTSSYTVSSHRGPSRTLAAKKAVKMVSRGIQAGDLELVSSGTRHHTRDVGTTFPSPGEARTSRQISSSSSSLERRRGGRPSKSQGLQKQRKSKRSPPKTFPEGISWFISADDQRSEARKENRPEEEESTWRQSTAWFEPYSKMNPWREPLRQRQVHEDRNKHHAEPDLNPRTKTISSGLARISLQEALEMRRPEFISKSRRRVERLALQVEERKLQEDFSREREELFSRPGGPRRLLRPEGTALLRRAVPRKEMIQRSKQIYESLPEVQRRKEEERRKVEYRSYRLNAHLYNKRITNRVLGRRTAWQ, from the exons atgaattatttaaattcAAATCCTGCTGAAGATAATGAAACACAAGGCGGTGGTTTGAAG AGGGTGGCAGTGTCTCCTGAGTTGCCAGCAGATGAAAATGCAAGCCAGTCTGTTGAACAAACATCCATAAACCAACTGGGAGCTCAGATTCATAGACATGCCAGTCAGCACCAGAGGCAGCCTCGGCTGGTAACAGATGGTTGGGAGCTTCAACAGCCGTGGAGTCGCTCTTTTCAACCAG AATTTCAGGACAGTAACCAGTCTCCAGCACTTTCCTTGTTGCCTGTAAACTCTGGAGTTGAACACAACTTCACTGAATATTCATTATTCCAACAAAGTGACAATGAATTTGCCCCTTTAAG ggcATACCCTGACATTTCCATGGCATCAGAGAGGTTGCACTTTCCACCCCAGGATCGCACCACTCAGGCCTCTGAACGTGGCTCACTGTCTCAGCATCCTTTGGCTCAGACTACCACCCTGTCTCAAGAAGGAGTGagcagctgctgctctctgtccCAACACAGTTTGTCACTAATAGACGAAGGCAGACGAGAGGAAACTGTTCACTCGCCACCGATTTCTACCACTGACAGACGGGGAGTACCATCCAGAGATGATACAAGTAGCAGAGAGAAGGACGCAGTGATGCCAACTGACCCTCCAGACAAGCTAGTAGTAGAGGGTACTGAAGATGAGACTTTCTTTCTGAGTAAGAATATTCCTGCCCTGCATCTTCTGGAGCTCCTTCAGAAAGATATTGGCATgccaagcagcagcagtagtgctGTTTCCTCTGCCTCTGAGACCTCTGTGAAGGCAGCTGCATCTTTTGCTGAAGAATCTAAAAGCACTAAAGTTTGCAAACCACACATCGACCAAAGCATGGTTAGGAGAGAAGGTCCTCCAGGTGAAGCTTCTCTTCCCCAACAGCAGACACAACAACCTGACAGAGATTTATACCCCGACCAATCCCGAACATTGTCGTCTGAGGTCAGTAACATCACCATGGGGCTGCGCAGCACTAAACCTGATGAAAGTAGTGAGGTGTTACGCAGAGAGCTGCTGTCTGAGGTAGAAAGGCGCAGCAGCCGTGAAGCCGAATCTAAAAACCAACAGCGAAAAAGTCCTAGACCCCCCGGTCCATCTCTCATACCATATCCCACAGGGACGTCTGAAGGCAAGCCAAGTGTGACCAGAACAAATTTAGGTGTCCTGCAATGGACTGGAAAGTTTTCAGCAGGTATTGAACGGGGTCACAGAGAGCAAGACCTCTGGTCCTCAGGGAACCAAACAGGGATTGATGGGTCCTACCTGGGTTTCCTTCCACAGTCTCAGTCCACTCCAGGGGTTTTTAAGGCTCCACCCAAATCCAGTGTCAAGGCTAAATTACAACTTTCTGCCATAGAATCCAATAAAGAGAACTCTTATGAGTCAAACACAGGGATCTCTGCACAGCCAGCTGTTCCTGAAGCTGATGTCCATCGCCCAGACACAGCAACTCAGAGCCAAGAGGAAGCTACCTCTGCAAAAGTCCAGTCTCTCCCAAGTCTCAACTACATGCAGAAAGTAGACGCTTGGAGGGCAAATCAGAGTTCAGGCAAGACGTCACTATTTGATAGCTTGGCCCTGCAAGGATTTTCTGGCACATCTCCTAAAAAGAAAGCTTACGATGCAGTATCTGACCCTCTGAATCGCATCCTGAGTCAGCAAGTGAGGAGTTTACAACAGCCTCCCGTTTCAAGTGCTGCTAATCAGAAAGCTACACAGAGCTCCTCCACGGCTCCCTCTGGCTCTTCTTCAAGAAGAGGGGAGGCGGTGGGCAGTGCTCCAAGTGACAACGATAACACTGGGTCTGCAACAAGACCCTCTGCTTCACCCTTTGGCAGGTCACAGTCCCACTCCTCTCTAAGCACCATTGTCACGTCGGTCCAGAAAGATCAGCAGAAAAATAGACCTGCAGAAGAAGAGAACAGTCGGCTTCAGGGTGATGTCCACCATCAGACAAGCGCCACAGTTCAACCCTCGGCTCGCATGAGCCTCGGTCAGTTCAGCGATGTGTCACTTGATCGAGATTTTACACTCTCAAGTTCCCAAGGTAGTTACAACAGTGGAATTAAAGTAGGAACTTCCATCAGAGCGTCTTCTGTTGTCAGTTTAGAGGTCGATAACTACGCCCCCTACTGGACGTCAAAACTATCAACGCCACCACCTATGCCCAGGCCGCGAGACCTCAACATTGAAGAACGAATCCCG tTGTATCTCCGTAACCTGGGTATTGATCAGTCTCCCTCAACAATTTTAACTCCATTCGAACCCAGAGGGCCAATCAGAGAGCCTGAATTCTCTCCCACTGATCTCTGCACAATTAAAGGATCCGATGGAACACCAACCAAGAGCACCCAACCCTCTGAAG GTGGCAGTCCTCATAAAAGAGACTTCTCTCGATGCAGCGTTCTGTCAGTGGACTCCAGTGTATCCATACCGTTGAGCCTGGATAGTCTTGGTCCAGGTGTATCTATCCTAGAGCGACCCAGGCGGGCTTCTCCTTCATCAGATAGAGAAGCTCTCCATAATGAACGGAGACTGGCACCCTCCTCCCTGCCGGATGCAGACTCTTATCCTTCCACCCAGCAACAGCACATGGACAGCAGCTTAACCAGCAGCCAGAATACCATAGAGTTAAGAGACAGGTTTGACTCTGATCTCTCGTTATCTACCAGGTCCAGGTGTGCGGAGAGAGAGTTTGAGTTGCAAACAAGTGGTAGTTTGGAGCAAAATGCAGAAGATTCTATTGTTAGCTCCAATGCCATGTTGGAGATCCATAACCTCCTCTCTCAGGCGGAGAACGTGTCATCTGCTGGGTCCTCTGAGGCTTCCTCAACCTCCCCTGCAGCGTCCCGTCTACTCTCTGATGATGACATCTTCCTCTCCCTGAGGAAGAAAACCAGCAGACTCAAGGACtcctcattctcctcctcctctgctacTGAGGATCCCAGAATTCGATCTTCCCTGCGGTGGGCCAGGTCCTCATCTGACTCCATGCTGGCCTCAGAGAAACTGAGAGAAAACTCTATTGGTCGAGAGAGTGTGACTTCATCGGGGAAACCTAATTATCCATCCACACAAGCTCTTATTACTGCTACAGGTGCATACAGAAGACCACAAGAAAGCACTGTTAGCAGAGGTGCAGAGTCGTCCCTTGTTCTCTCCCAATCAGCACGGCGGGCAGAGCCTGAGGGCTGCAGTGCTGCTCCCCCTGACAACACAGTCCCACCACAGCCACCGGTCAGCAATCCTTCACCTGTTTTAAATACACAACCGCTCACATCTACTCCTACAGACACAGCGggtgtcacagaggaggaaacacaGACTGCTCTGGAAGGTTCTTTACAGAGCAGCCCCTCCTCGCCCATCCTCCTCGAGGACACTGATCAGGGAGGGATGAGTGATGGGAGCAGTGAGAGCTCGCTGGCAGTCAGAGTGGCCAAGTTACTGCAGAGTGAATCTCCGTCCACCATGGTGTCCAGTACTCCCAGCACCACTGACCAAGAGGAGAGCAAAGCCAGAG AGTGGATTAAGCTGACGATATCAGGACAGCAGTGTGAGCCTCTGGAGTTGGACAAAGAAGACAGAAAGCGGATTGAAGAGATCAAGAGAGAGCTGCTGTTAAAACATCCCATAAAG AGTCAGGGGAGCACAGATACAGAGAGCAGTGCAGTGTCCAGTATTAGAGTCCAAAGGGAGCAGGATCCACCTCAGCAAGCGGCGACATTCAATCCCCTAGGTGTTGCTAACAACCAGCCATCCCAGCCGCTGCAGGGCCTCCACACAGATCTCTCTGAGTCCAGCCTGCAGCTTCAAAACCCTCCTCGCCCAGATCTAGAGGCTCAGATACGTGAGATCGCTGCCAGAGAAGGTGTAACCCTCCCTAGGACAAACCTTCAGGCCCTCACATCTATCACTATCGCCACTCGCAaacgctccacctccccctctccctccacgTCGCCTGCACCTACCCTCAGCCCAGCACCAGAGCTGCTCCACCTGGCCGAGCTCTCCACAGGAGCAGTCCAACTTCCTAACAGGCAGCTTCCCCCTATGGAACAAGAAGATGAAGCAGTGTTTGAACCAAGCAGTAGTCTTGACACCAGAAATCAAAACCTGACTTCTCCATCAGCACCAGGGAATCAGAAGAGGCAAGATGCTGTAGGAGGCCAGTTTGAAGAGCCTCCACCACCCTTACAGGGTTTAGGTAGAAATTATGTGAATGCTACGGAGGACAATGTGGAGTTTTTCAGGCGAGATGACGAGTTATCCGTCCAGGACGGTTCTGTTTCTGGTGTTAGTCACAAAGCTGAACAGAACACAGGTTCATCCACATCTGAATCCCCAGCCAGGACAGGTCACGTCTCGCATGTCCATCTCACTCTGTCCCCCAAAGCCACCGATCACAGCTTGTCCACTGCTGCCCTCTCCAGTCATTCTGATGCTGTTACGGGGCTGCCACGTAAAGAATTTGTCCCCCTCAGACCCTCCTCTTCTGTTGCCAGCAGTCCGACCGAAGGTGTCGGTTTGTCCAGTCCACCAGAGTGGCACGACGCCAAAGAGCCAAAAAGACAGCGGGTGCCTGAAAGACCAGAGACCTCCACCCTGTTCAAAACCGCTGTGTCTCAGAGAAGGAAGACCTCCACATCCACACAATCCTTTACACCTCGTCACAGAGTTGTTGTGTCACCAAGACCTTTCACGACTACTGAGACACCAG TTCCTGTTCTGTTGCCTTATAAACCTCGTGGCAGTGAGGAGCTTTTCTACGTCCCTCAAACAGAAGCTGATGTCTCCAACACCGACTCTTCTGACACCACCATGGAGAGCTCCCACACAG GCTCAGACGACGCCGTGCCCCCACGCTTCAGCAGTGAGGTCCTCGGGCACCGAGACGCTGGGTTGGACTGTGGAGTCACCATCAAACACTCAGAGGGCATCTACAGCAAGAGGCTGAAAACAACCACCTCCAAAATGCAAGAGCCGGGACGCAGAG ATGTCTCTGTATCAACAGATGGACCCTCACAAACAAGGGTGACTAAAGCTCCAAAGCAGTCTTCTCAGGTATCCGTTGCCTTTACCAGAGTGCCTTTATCGAGCAACCAAGGAGCCTCCAAGAGAGACCAGGGGACCAGCCCAGTGCACTTCCCCAGTTATGAGCAACCAGAGCCAAGCCGTGTGAGATTTCAGACAGATCGTGTGGACATGGATTACGACAAGGCGAGCCGTCACCTGGACCAAAGCTCTGTCCCTCaggcaggaggggagggagaCCAGAAGAGGAGGGACTCTCACCTCCCTCATCCCACCgcccagcagagcagcagcactcTGGAGCAGCTCTGGGAGAGGTTCTGTGATCGGCGGAGCCTGGATGAGTCCCGACCAACCAATGACAAAGAGGCAACGCTGCTGGAGCGGCTAGAACGCCTGTCCCGTCTTATTCATAACACAAGGAGTACTAACATGTCAGAACTACGTGAAGAAAAGCTGGGAAGGAGGGGAGAAGATGCTACGGGGAAGGATATtggagaggtgaagaggagcgTAGGTTTTGAGGCCAGAAAAATGGAAAGGAAAGCCGGAGGAGATCGAGAGGTTGAAGGTGAACCTCCCGCTCCTCGTCAGGCCTGGACACAGAGGCTACAGGTAGAGGAAACTTCTCAACCTGCAGACGAGGACTCCTTCACCTCCGGCTTCTCTCAGGGCTCCTCACAGATTCAGCACCTCTATCCTGCAGACAGAGACGAGTCGGAGACCTTGTCCACCGCGTCCGGCTCCATGTCCACCGTGGACACAGCGCGGCTGATCCGAGCCTTCGGCGCCCACCGAGTCCAGCACCTGAAGACGAGCTCCAGCCTCGGTAAACTGTACAACACCATCGACAAGCAGAAAGAAGGgagggagcagaggagaggaagaaacaaaGAGCCGCCTCACATCATCACACTGTCAGAGACCACCGGCACTGATGAATCCACC GTTGCTGCTGATTCTACATCAACCAGCAGTTACACCGTCTCGTCACACCGCGGCCCCTCCAGGACTCTGGCAGCCAAGAAGGCTGTTAAAATGGTCAGCAGAGGCATCCAAGCAG gTGACCTGGAGCTTGTCAGTAGTGGGACTCGACATCACACCAGAGACGTTGGGACCACTTTCCCTTCGCCTGGTGAAGCCAGAACTTCCAGGCAGATCTCATCTTCCTCATCCAGCttagagagaagaagaggagggcgCCCCTCTAAGAGTCAGGGGTtacaaaaacagagaaagagcaAGAGAAGCCCGCCGAAGACCTTCCCTGAAG GTATTTCATGGTTCATCTCTGCTGACGACCAGAGGTCAGAggcaaggaaggagaaccggccagaggaagaggagtcgaCGTGGAGGCAGAGCACCGCCTGGTTTGAGCCGTACAGCAAAATGAATCCATGGAGAGAACCGCTGAGACAGAGACAAGTCCACgaagacagaaacaaacatcATGCTGAACCCGATTTAAATCCAAGAACCAAAACGATTTCCTCTGGTCTGGCACGTATCTCTCTCCAG GAGGCGCTGGAGATGCGTCGTCCAGAGTTCATCTCTAAGTCCAGGCGGAGAGTGGAGCGCCTGGCTCtgcaggtggaggagaggaagctACAGGAAGacttcagcagagagagagaggaactcTTCAGCCGGCCCGGAGGACCAAGGAGGCTGCTGAGGCCTGAAG GCACCGCTCTGCTCAGGAGGGCTGTTCCCAGGAAGGAGATGATACAGAGATCCAAACA GATTTATGAGAGTCTTCCAGAGgttcagaggaggaaagaggaggaaagaagaaaagTTGAGTATCGATCTTACCGGCTGAACGCTCATCTCTACAACAAG agaatCACTAACCGCGTCCTGGGCAGAAGAACAGCGTGGCAGTGA